In Paenibacillus guangzhouensis, a single window of DNA contains:
- a CDS encoding ABC-2 transporter permease, producing the protein MLNLIRKDFIVMKSSLGLIPLYFVIFSMVLISNTMSAYFLVAVYTAFTTLMMSTGADVKNDNHAFLITMPMNRAQMVKSKYVTAVLYTGVAAIACYIFYTIVRYVKPSLGMPAYSMGQFLASIGISLVFVSIYLPLFYWLSKKGMAIINMVFMIILIGLTPFINIGTYLMHKQNAGSIDNMSVVLIGLGVVLLFIASYFLAKYLFNRKDL; encoded by the coding sequence ATGCTTAACCTGATTCGTAAAGATTTCATCGTCATGAAGAGTTCGTTAGGACTTATCCCTCTCTATTTCGTGATTTTTAGCATGGTTCTCATATCCAATACGATGTCAGCTTACTTCCTGGTCGCTGTCTATACGGCTTTCACCACGTTGATGATGAGCACGGGTGCGGATGTGAAGAACGATAATCATGCATTTCTCATTACGATGCCGATGAACCGGGCGCAAATGGTGAAGTCAAAGTATGTCACAGCGGTTCTGTATACGGGAGTTGCAGCGATTGCTTGCTATATTTTCTACACTATAGTTCGTTACGTGAAGCCAAGTCTGGGCATGCCCGCTTATTCGATGGGACAATTCCTGGCATCGATCGGAATTTCATTGGTGTTCGTCTCCATCTACTTGCCGCTGTTCTACTGGCTTAGCAAAAAAGGCATGGCGATCATCAACATGGTCTTCATGATTATACTGATTGGACTAACGCCATTTATAAACATTGGGACGTACCTGATGCATAAACAGAATGCCGGTTCAATCGACAATATGAGCGTTGTGCTTATCGGATTAGGCGTCGTGCTTCTATTCATTGCTTCCTACTTCTTAGCTAAATACTTGTTCAACAGAAAGGATTTATAA